One part of the Prunus persica cultivar Lovell chromosome G5, Prunus_persica_NCBIv2, whole genome shotgun sequence genome encodes these proteins:
- the LOC109949353 gene encoding uncharacterized protein LOC109949353 — translation MALPTGSSALKSVTLERYVVYIRKEVYPLNDVLECSGTDPESADATFQVAADAQDPSLVNIKSSNGKYWRRADNESSWIVSDAVEIHEDQDSWECTLFRPVKVDDDPQNNRYRFQHVQLGYYIQPLAKWEGELILNAHQEATNDDQIFEVISKETQT, via the coding sequence ATGGCATTACCAACAGGGTCTTCAGCGCTTAAATCAGTCACGCTTGAGAGATACGTGGTCTACATACGCAAAGAAGTCTACCCGCTGAATGATGTTCTCGAATGCTCCGGAACGGATCCTGAGAGCGCAGACGCAACGTTCCAAGTGGCGGCGGACGCTCAGGACCCCAGTCTGGTGAATATAAAATCCTCCAACGGCAAATACTGGAGGAGGGCAGACAATGAGAGTTCGTGGATTGTGTCCGATGCAGTCGAGATACATGAAGATCAAGACTCGTGGGAGTGTACACTCTTCAGGCCTGTGAAGGTTGATGACGACCCACAAAACAACAGATACAGATTCCAACACGTGCAACTCGGATACTATATACAGCCACTCGCTAAATGGGAGGGTGAACTCATACTCAATGCACACCAAGAAGCCACCAACGACGACCAAATCTTTGAAGTCATTTCCAAAGAGACTCAAACATGA
- the LOC18776626 gene encoding calcium-binding mitochondrial carrier protein SCaMC-1 isoform X1 has translation MSGAKPAAEHVGFPNGDANKPSADGCCNPVKKSGPISMDHVLLALRETKEEREIRLRSLFNFFDATNLGYLDYPQIEAGLSALQIPPEYKYAKDLLKVCDANRDGRVDYLEFRRYMDDKELELYRIFQAIDVEHNGCILPEELWDALVKAGIEMDDEELARFVEHVDKDNNGIITFEEWRDFLLLYPHEATIENIYHHWERVCLVDIGEQAVIPEGISRHVHRSRYFIAGAIAGAASRTATAPLDRLKVVLQVQTARASVVPAIKKILKEDGILGFFRGNGINVVKVAPESAIKFYTYEMLKKVIGDSMGADSGDIGTSGRLLAGGIAGAVAQTSIYPLDLVKTRLQTCTSEAGKSPQLRTLTKEIWIHEGPRAFYKGLFPSLLGIIPYAGIDLTAYETLKDMSRTYILQDSEPGPLIQLGCGTISGALGATCVYPLQVIRTRLQAQRSNTAAAYKGMSDVFWRTLQNEGYTGFYKGLFPNLLKVVPAASITYMVYEAMKKKLDL, from the exons ATGTCAGGGGCAAAGCCGGCCGCTGAGCATGTCGGCTTCCCCAACGGGGACGCAAACAAGCCCAGTGCTGACGGCTGCTGCAACCCAGTGAAGAAAAGCGGACCCATTTCCATGGATCACGTTCTTCTGGCCTTGCGCGAGAccaaggaggagagagagatcagaCTTCGAAgccttttcaatttcttcgaTGCTACGAATCTTGGGTACTTGGACTATCCACAGATCGAGGCCGGGTTATCGGCGCTTCAGATTCCGCCGGAGTACAAGTACGCCAAGGATCTTCTGAAGGTTTGCGATGCCAACAGAGATGGAAGGGTCGATTATCTCGAGTTCCGAAGGTACATGGATGACAAGGAGCTCGAGCTGTATCGGATTTTTCAGGCCATTGATGTTGAGCACAATGGCTGCATTCTGCCTGAAGAGCTTTGGGATGCTCTTGTCAAGGCTG ggATTGAAATGGATGATGAGGAACTCGCGCGTTTTGTAGAGCATGTTGATAAGGATAACAATGGAATTATAACTTTTGAAGAATGGAGAGATTTTCTTCTACTTTATCCACATGAAGCAACGATTGAGAACATATATCATCACTGGGAAAGGGTATGCCTTGTGGATATAGGAGAGCAGGCTGTTATTCCAGAAGGAATTAGTAGGCATGTTCATAGGAGCAGATACTTTATTGCAGGGGCTATAGCAGGTGCCGCTTCTCGTACTGCTACTGCTCCTCTTGATCGCTTGAAGGTGGTTTTGCAAGTTCAGACTGCACGTGCTTCTGTAGTTCCCGCTATAAAGAAGATATTGAAGGAAGACGGTATCCTAGGGTTTTTCCGAGGTAACGGAATAAATGTTGTGAAGGTAGCACCTGAAAGTGCTATCAAGTTCTATACTTATGAAATGTTAAAAAAGGTCATTGGAGATAGTATGGGGGCAGACTCGGGAGATATTGGTACTTCGGGTAGACTTTTGGCTGGTGGTATAGCAGGTGCAGTGGCACAAACTTCTATCTATCCTTTGGATCTTGTGAAAACTCGATTACAGACTTGCACTTCAGAAGCTGGAAAGAGTCCTCAGTTGAGGACATTAACTAAGGAAATATGGATTCATGAGGGACCCCGGGCCTTCTATAAAGGTCTGTTTCCGTCTCTTCTTGGGATTATCCCCTATGCTGGCATCGACCTCACGGCCTATGAGACCTTAAAAGATATGTCAAGGACATATATTCTTCAAGATAGTG AACCTGGTCCTCTAATCCAGCTGGGCTGTGGGACAATATCTGGAGCTCTAGGAGCAACATGTGTTTATCCATTGCAGGTTATCCGAACCAG ATTGCAAGCTCAACGTTCTAATACAGCTGCTGCTTATAAAGGAATGTCTGATGTATTCTGGAGAACCCTTCAGAATGAAGGCTATACAGGTTTCTACAAGGGATTGTTTCCAAATCTTCTCAAAGTTGTGCCAGCCGCAAGCATTACATATATGGTATATGAAgccatgaaaaaaaaactagatcTGTAG
- the LOC18777914 gene encoding uncharacterized protein LOC18777914 translates to MAFRSRKHWEQMANGLRQYATSTSPKTKAYTPSAGVTAQNQQSYKRFLRGDFVPVYVVLGMITVSLGLGLHTAMHQLKHNPHVYVKKQRRETLPEVVEPEHVAEEAEKFMTNSFFRKVAHVEEYDGYNHAVKDPTRRDAFAYKPSNPRERVVTLKDVGAEPVQPKASY, encoded by the exons ATGGCTTTTAGATCAAGG AAGCATTGGGAACAAATGGCGAATGGGTTAAGACAATATGCAACCTCAACCTCACCCAAGACGAAAGCCTACACCCCAAGTGCTGGTGTCACTGCACAAAACCAGCAGAGCTACAAAAGGTTCTTAAGGGGAGACTTCGTGCCTGTCTATGTAGTTCTTGGGATGATAACAGTGTCACTGGGGTTGGGGCTCCACACCGCGATGCATCAGCTGAAGCACAACCCCCATGTCTACGTGAAGAAGCAGCGACGCGAGACGCTGCCGGAGGTGGTGGAGCCGGAGCATGTGGCGGAGGAGGCCGAGAAGTTCATGACGAACTCGTTTTTCAGGAAGGTGGCTCATGTTGAGGAGTATGACGGCTACAATCATGCCGTTAAAGATCCTACCCGTAGAGATGCTTTTGCTTACAAACCCTCCAACCCGCGAGAGCGTGTCGTGACTCTCAAGGACGTTGGAGCAGAGCCTGTCCAACCCAAGGCTTCATACTAG
- the LOC18776626 gene encoding calcium-binding mitochondrial carrier protein SCaMC-1 isoform X2, producing MDDEELARFVEHVDKDNNGIITFEEWRDFLLLYPHEATIENIYHHWERVCLVDIGEQAVIPEGISRHVHRSRYFIAGAIAGAASRTATAPLDRLKVVLQVQTARASVVPAIKKILKEDGILGFFRGNGINVVKVAPESAIKFYTYEMLKKVIGDSMGADSGDIGTSGRLLAGGIAGAVAQTSIYPLDLVKTRLQTCTSEAGKSPQLRTLTKEIWIHEGPRAFYKGLFPSLLGIIPYAGIDLTAYETLKDMSRTYILQDSEPGPLIQLGCGTISGALGATCVYPLQVIRTRLQAQRSNTAAAYKGMSDVFWRTLQNEGYTGFYKGLFPNLLKVVPAASITYMVYEAMKKKLDL from the exons ATGGATGATGAGGAACTCGCGCGTTTTGTAGAGCATGTTGATAAGGATAACAATGGAATTATAACTTTTGAAGAATGGAGAGATTTTCTTCTACTTTATCCACATGAAGCAACGATTGAGAACATATATCATCACTGGGAAAGGGTATGCCTTGTGGATATAGGAGAGCAGGCTGTTATTCCAGAAGGAATTAGTAGGCATGTTCATAGGAGCAGATACTTTATTGCAGGGGCTATAGCAGGTGCCGCTTCTCGTACTGCTACTGCTCCTCTTGATCGCTTGAAGGTGGTTTTGCAAGTTCAGACTGCACGTGCTTCTGTAGTTCCCGCTATAAAGAAGATATTGAAGGAAGACGGTATCCTAGGGTTTTTCCGAGGTAACGGAATAAATGTTGTGAAGGTAGCACCTGAAAGTGCTATCAAGTTCTATACTTATGAAATGTTAAAAAAGGTCATTGGAGATAGTATGGGGGCAGACTCGGGAGATATTGGTACTTCGGGTAGACTTTTGGCTGGTGGTATAGCAGGTGCAGTGGCACAAACTTCTATCTATCCTTTGGATCTTGTGAAAACTCGATTACAGACTTGCACTTCAGAAGCTGGAAAGAGTCCTCAGTTGAGGACATTAACTAAGGAAATATGGATTCATGAGGGACCCCGGGCCTTCTATAAAGGTCTGTTTCCGTCTCTTCTTGGGATTATCCCCTATGCTGGCATCGACCTCACGGCCTATGAGACCTTAAAAGATATGTCAAGGACATATATTCTTCAAGATAGTG AACCTGGTCCTCTAATCCAGCTGGGCTGTGGGACAATATCTGGAGCTCTAGGAGCAACATGTGTTTATCCATTGCAGGTTATCCGAACCAG ATTGCAAGCTCAACGTTCTAATACAGCTGCTGCTTATAAAGGAATGTCTGATGTATTCTGGAGAACCCTTCAGAATGAAGGCTATACAGGTTTCTACAAGGGATTGTTTCCAAATCTTCTCAAAGTTGTGCCAGCCGCAAGCATTACATATATGGTATATGAAgccatgaaaaaaaaactagatcTGTAG
- the LOC18776751 gene encoding uncharacterized protein LOC18776751 isoform X2 has protein sequence MERCFQGWVVLLAMLVLAISMPCSHAIRVTKTKTRSGVYVSPKFVLAPGSVADKYYYDIPFPKGHIGLKSFNAEVIDEEGNPIPLQETYLHHWVVARYYARTGFVEPEETGFQELKKSDFTFVRNTGMCQNNVLGQYFGLGSETRNTSTHVPDPYGIEVGNPAEVPAGYEERWMLNVHAIDTRGAENGLGCTECRCDLYNVSTDSRGQPLRPGYKGGLYCCYDGVQCRVKQGFNGAKRSLYLRYTVKWVDWSDAVVPVKIYIFDVTDRMNHSAGPSIVHDCRVEYNVEESCSAASTASDRCLDNQWAMVTMPTGGYVVYGVAHQHTGGLGSTLYGEDGRILCSSIPIYGKGKEAGNEAGYIVGMSTCYPQPGSVKINDGETLSVLSNYSSTQTHTGVMGLFYILVADTLPKSSLLSLDAPL, from the exons atggaacgTTGTTTTCAAGGTTGGGTGGTTTTGTTAGCTATGCTAGTACTGGCAATAAGTATGCCATGTTCACATGCTATTCGGGTAACCAAAACTAAGACCAGGTCTGGCGTTTATGTTTCTCCTAAGTTTGTGTTGGCGCCAGGATCAGTTGCAGACAAATATTACTATGATATCCCCTTTCCAAAAGGTCATATTGGCCTCAAGAGTTTCAATGCTGAAGTAATTGATGAAGAGGGGAATCCCATCCCCCTTCAAGAAACTTATCTCCATCATTGGGTTGTTGCTAGATATTATGCCCGGACAGGTTTTGTTGAGCCAGAGGAGACTGGTTTTCAGGAGcttaaaaaatcagattttactTTCGTGAGAAACACTGGAATGTGCCAAAATAATGTTCTTGGACAGTATTTTGGACTTGGGTCGGAAACACGAAACACATCCACTCATGTTCCAGATCCCTATGGAATAGAAGTTGGGAATCCTGCAGAGGTTCCTGCTGGGTATGAGGAGAGATGGATGCTCAATGTGCACGCCATTGATACACGGGGTGCGGAAAATGGTTTGGGGTGCACTGAATGCAGGTGTGATCTGTATAATGTCTCGACGGATTCACGTGGTCAGCCTTTGAGGCCAGGTTACAAAGGAGGTTTATATTGTTGTTATGATGGTGTACAGTGCAGAGTAAAACAGGGCTTTAATGGTGCCAAGAGAAGCCTATACTTGAGATATACTGTGAAGTGGGTTGATTGGTCTGATGCAGTTGTGCCTGTCAAGATTTATATCTTTGATGTCACTGACAGGATGAATCATTCAGCAGGACCTTCTATTGTACATGATTGCAGG GTTGAATATAATGTCGAAGAGTCTTGCAGTGCCGCTAGTACAGCTAGTGACAGGTGCTTAGACAACCAATGGGCAATGGTTACCATGCCAACTGGTGGTTATGTCGTCTATGGTGTAGCCCATCAGCACACAGGGGGGCTTGGTTCAACTCTATATGGagag GATGGAAGGATTCTATGTTCTTCAATACCAATTTatggaaaaggaaaggaagcTGGAAATGAGGCCGGTTATATTGTAGGAATGTCCACTTGTTATCCTCAACCAGGCTCTGTCAAAATAAATGATGGGGAGACTCTGAGTGTGTTATCTAACTATAGCAGCACACAGACTCACACAGGAGTAATGGGTCTCTTCTACATTTTGGTTGCAGACACCCTGCCAAAGTCCTCCTTGCTTAGCTTGGACGCTCCACTCTGA
- the LOC18777868 gene encoding pentatricopeptide repeat-containing protein At5g61800: protein MKATNANNITTVIKRCKTPNQLLRLHALTITNPTLTKTTCRDIITSSILHAFISLIPSSSSTTSLCYAVSLFNLITSPSTFCFNNIIRAHTLLSSPLSALGFFARMRRFSLPPDFHTFPFALKACAQLGFSSFFISQALHSQALKFGFASHLFVSNTLIHVYSICHHLNHACKVFDESSRRDVVSYNAMLDAFVKAGEVSRARQLFEEMPVRDSVSWGTVLVGYAQMNQCEEAIQLFDQMLGLRVIPDDICLVSALSACAQLGDLERGKNIHDYIKRNRVRLSSYFLTALVDLYAKCGCIETALGIFEASPDKNVFTWNAMLVGLAMHGHGKLSLNYFCRMIEAGVKPDGVSVLGVLVGCSHVGFVHQAQKLFDDMETVYGVPRELKHYGCMADLLGRAGLIKEAMEMIDKMPMGGDVFVWGGLLGGCRIHGDVEIAKKAAEHVMELDPEDGGVYSIMANVYANAEKWDDVVKIRKSIKDAKRVKKISGCSLINLNGSIHKFIAGDSLHPQSEAIYWVLDGLWKHQFEAC from the coding sequence ATGAAAGCCACCAATGCGAACAACATCACCACCGTAATCAAACGCTGCAAGACCCCAAACCAACTCCTCCGACTCCATGCTCTCACCATCACCAATCCCACTCTCACCAAAACGACTTGTCGTGATATTATCACCTCCAGCATCCTCCACGCCTTCATCTCTCTGAtcccttcttcctcttcaacCACTTCACTCTGCTATGCCGTCTCTCTCTTCAATCTCATCACAAGCCCATCAACCTTTTGTTTCAATAACATTATTAGAGCCCACACCCTTCTTTCTTCCCCTCTCTCTGCTCTCGGCTTCTTTGCCCGTATGCGCCGGTTTTCTCTCCCCCCGGACTTCCACACCTTCCCTTTTGCTCTCAAGGCCTGTGCCcaacttgggttttcttcGTTTTTCATCTCTCAGGCCCTTCACTCGCAGGCCCTCAAGTTCGGTTTCGCTTcccatttgtttgtttctaaCACCCTCATTCATGTCTACTCGATTTGTCATCACCTGAACCATGCGTGTAAGGTGTTTGATGAAAGTTCTCGCCGGGATGTGGTCTCCTACAACGCCATGCTCGACGCCTTTGTTAAGGCCGGTGAGGTTTCTAGAGCGCGTCAACTGTTTGAAGAAATGCCTGTGCGGGACTCCGTCTCGTGGGGTACCGTTTTAGTTGGGTATGCTCAGATGAATCAGTGCGAAGAAGCGATTCAACTGTTTGATCAGATGCTTGGTTTGCGAGTTATCCCTGATGATATCTGCTTGGTTTCTGCTCTTTCTGCTTGTGCGCAGCTGGGAGATTTGGAACGAGGGAAAAACATTCACGATTACATCAAACGGAACAGGGTTCGACTCAGTTCCTACTTCTTAACAGCGTTAGTGGACTTGTATGCCAAGTGTGGGTGCATTGAGACTGCCCTGGGGATCTTCGAGGCAAGCCCAGATAAGAATGTGTTCACATGGAACGCCATGCTTGTTGGGCTTGCAATGCATGGCCACGGCAAGCTGTCACTGAATTACTTCTGCAGAATGATAGAGGCCGGAGTTAAACCAGATGGGGTGAGCGTCTTAGGGGTTTTAGTGGGCTGTAGCCATGTGGGTTTTGTACATCAAGCCCAGAAGCTTTTCGACGACATGGAAACAGTTTATGGGGTCCCTCGAGAGCTCAAGCATTATGGATGCATGGCTGATCTGCTTGGGAGAGCAGGTTTGATCAAGGAAGCAATGGAGATGATAGACAAGATGCCAATGGGTGGTGATGTTTTTGTGTGGGGTGGGTTGCTAGGAGGGTGTAGGATACATGGTGATGTTGAGATAGCAAAGAAAGCGGCAGAACATGTAATGGAGTTGGACCCTGAAGATGGTGGAGTTTATTCAATCATGGCCAACGTTTATGCAAATGCAGAAAAATGGGATGATGTGGTGAAGATTAGAAAATCCATAAAAGATGCTAAGAGGGTGAAGAAGATCAGTGGTTGTAGTTTAATTAACTTGAATGGAAGCATCCACAAGTTTATTGCAGGGGATAGCTTGCATCCTCAATCAGAAGCAATATATTGGGTTTTGGATGGACTTTGGAAGCATCAATTCGAAGCATGCTAA
- the LOC18777222 gene encoding calnexin homolog 1, translating into MVRVRAGVVPVLFLLVACFSFQQLFASDDTVFYDSFDETFEGRWTVSSKDDYQGVWTHSKSEGHEDYGLLVSEKAKKYAIVRELEKPVSLKDGTVVLQFETRLQNGLECGGAYLKYLRPQEAGWEPKIFDNESPYSIMFGPDKCGLTNKVHFIFKHKNPKTGEYVEHHLTTPPSVPSDKLSHVYTAILKPDNELRILVDGEEKRKANFLSADDFMPPLIPTKTIPDPEDKKPEDWDERAKIPDPNAVKPEDWDEDAPLEIVDEEAEKPEGWLDDEPEEIDDPDATKPEDWDDEEDGEFEAPKIENPKCVTAPGCGEWKRPMKRNPAYKGKWHAPLIDNPNYKGIWKPQEIPNPSYFEADQPDFEPVAAVGIEIWTMQDGILFDNILITKDEKVAETYRETTWKPKFEVEKEKQKDEEDVQGSEGFLSSFQKKVFDLLYTVADIPFLSAHKSKIIDLIEKAEQQPNLTVGIIVSIAVIIFTVFIKLLFGGKKPAIVEKKTTGTADASSSEEKEEEKEKEGTSSENEKETAAAPRRRTVRREN; encoded by the exons ATGGTTAGGGTTCGCGCTGGTGTCGTTCCGGTGCTGTTTCTGCTCGTAGCTTGCTTTTCATTTCAGCAGTTATTTGCTTCCGACGATACG GTCTTTTACGACTCATTTGATGAAACATTTGAAGGTCGCTGGACCGTTTCTAGCAAAGATGACTACCAAG GTGTGTGGACTCATTCAAAGAGTGAGGGACATGAGGATTATGGCCTTCTTGTGAGTGAGAAGGCTAAGAAGTACGCAATAGTGAGGGAGCTTGAGAAGCCTGTGAGTCTGAAGGATGGAACTGTCGTCCTCCAATTTGAGACTCGTCTCCAAAACGGGCTTGAATGTGGTGGTGCCTATCTGAAATACCTTCGACCGCAGGAGGCTGGATGGGAACCTAAGATATTCGACAATGAGTCTCCTTATTCGATCATGTTTGGACCTGACAAATGTGGACTCACAAACAAGGTTCACTTTATTTTTAAGCATAAGAATCCCAAGACCGGAGAGTACGTTGAGCACCATCTGACGACCCCTCCCTCTGTTCCATCTGACAAACTTTCTCATGTGTACACTGCCATTCTGAAACCTGACAATGAGTTGCGAATTCTAGTTGATGGGGAGGAGAAGAGGAAGGCGAATTTCCTATCAGCTGATGATTTTATGCCTCCTCTTATTCCTACCAAGACAATTCCTGATCCAGAAGATAAGAAGCCTGAGGATTGGGATGAGAGAGCCAAAATCCCAGACCCTAATGCTGTAAAGCCAGAGGACTGGGACGAGGATGCACCCCTTGAAATTGTAGATGAAGAAGCAGAGAAACCTGAAGGATGGTTGGATGATGAGCCTGAGGAGATAGATGATCCTGATGCCACAAAACCAGAAGATTGGGATGATGAGGAGGATGGTGAATTTGAAGCCCCAAAGATCGAAAACCCAAAGTGTGTGACAGCCCCTGGTTGTGGTGAATGGAAGAGGCCAATGAAGAGAAATCCAGCTTACAAGGGAAAATGGCATGCCCCACTCATCGACAACCCTAATTACAAGGGTATCTGGAAGCCTCAGGAGATTCCAAACCCCAGTTACTTTGAAGCCGACCAACCAGACTTTGAGCCTGTAGCTGCTGTTGGCATTGAGATTTGGACAATGCAAGATGGAATATTGTTCGACAACATTTTGATCACAAAAGATGAGAAAGTTGCAGAAACATACCGGGAAACCACCTggaaaccaaaatttgaagttgagaaagagaaacaaaaggatgAGGAAGATGTTCAGGGTTCAGAAGGGTTCCTCTCCAGCTTCCAG AAGAAAGTATTTGACCTCCTATACACCGTAGCTGATATTCCCTTCTTAAGTGCCCACAAGTCTAAGATAATT GATCTCATTGAAAAGGCAGAGCAACAACCGAATCTCACCGTTGGCATCATTGTCTCTATTGCGGTGATCATCTTCACAGTATTTATCAAGCTACTCTTTGGTGGGAAGAAACCT GCAATAGTTGAGAAGAAAACCACTGGAACCGCCGATGCTTCTAGCagtgaggaaaaggaagaagagaaggagaaggaaggTACTTCCTCTGAGAACGAGAAGGAAACAGCTGCTGCTCCCCGCCGAAGGACAGTAAGGCGTGAAAACTGA
- the LOC18776751 gene encoding uncharacterized protein LOC18776751 isoform X1, which translates to MNDLYPIDSESLQLYHQTQTRLLLWLSDTTSSFHFCERKKMERCFQGWVVLLAMLVLAISMPCSHAIRVTKTKTRSGVYVSPKFVLAPGSVADKYYYDIPFPKGHIGLKSFNAEVIDEEGNPIPLQETYLHHWVVARYYARTGFVEPEETGFQELKKSDFTFVRNTGMCQNNVLGQYFGLGSETRNTSTHVPDPYGIEVGNPAEVPAGYEERWMLNVHAIDTRGAENGLGCTECRCDLYNVSTDSRGQPLRPGYKGGLYCCYDGVQCRVKQGFNGAKRSLYLRYTVKWVDWSDAVVPVKIYIFDVTDRMNHSAGPSIVHDCRVEYNVEESCSAASTASDRCLDNQWAMVTMPTGGYVVYGVAHQHTGGLGSTLYGEDGRILCSSIPIYGKGKEAGNEAGYIVGMSTCYPQPGSVKINDGETLSVLSNYSSTQTHTGVMGLFYILVADTLPKSSLLSLDAPL; encoded by the exons ATGAATGATTTATATCCAATAGACTCTGAAAGTCTCCAACTTTATCATCAAACGCAGACCAGACTCTTGCTGTGGCTCTCAGACACTACTTCCTCCTTCCATTTTTG cgaaagaaaaaaaatggaacgTTGTTTTCAAGGTTGGGTGGTTTTGTTAGCTATGCTAGTACTGGCAATAAGTATGCCATGTTCACATGCTATTCGGGTAACCAAAACTAAGACCAGGTCTGGCGTTTATGTTTCTCCTAAGTTTGTGTTGGCGCCAGGATCAGTTGCAGACAAATATTACTATGATATCCCCTTTCCAAAAGGTCATATTGGCCTCAAGAGTTTCAATGCTGAAGTAATTGATGAAGAGGGGAATCCCATCCCCCTTCAAGAAACTTATCTCCATCATTGGGTTGTTGCTAGATATTATGCCCGGACAGGTTTTGTTGAGCCAGAGGAGACTGGTTTTCAGGAGcttaaaaaatcagattttactTTCGTGAGAAACACTGGAATGTGCCAAAATAATGTTCTTGGACAGTATTTTGGACTTGGGTCGGAAACACGAAACACATCCACTCATGTTCCAGATCCCTATGGAATAGAAGTTGGGAATCCTGCAGAGGTTCCTGCTGGGTATGAGGAGAGATGGATGCTCAATGTGCACGCCATTGATACACGGGGTGCGGAAAATGGTTTGGGGTGCACTGAATGCAGGTGTGATCTGTATAATGTCTCGACGGATTCACGTGGTCAGCCTTTGAGGCCAGGTTACAAAGGAGGTTTATATTGTTGTTATGATGGTGTACAGTGCAGAGTAAAACAGGGCTTTAATGGTGCCAAGAGAAGCCTATACTTGAGATATACTGTGAAGTGGGTTGATTGGTCTGATGCAGTTGTGCCTGTCAAGATTTATATCTTTGATGTCACTGACAGGATGAATCATTCAGCAGGACCTTCTATTGTACATGATTGCAGG GTTGAATATAATGTCGAAGAGTCTTGCAGTGCCGCTAGTACAGCTAGTGACAGGTGCTTAGACAACCAATGGGCAATGGTTACCATGCCAACTGGTGGTTATGTCGTCTATGGTGTAGCCCATCAGCACACAGGGGGGCTTGGTTCAACTCTATATGGagag GATGGAAGGATTCTATGTTCTTCAATACCAATTTatggaaaaggaaaggaagcTGGAAATGAGGCCGGTTATATTGTAGGAATGTCCACTTGTTATCCTCAACCAGGCTCTGTCAAAATAAATGATGGGGAGACTCTGAGTGTGTTATCTAACTATAGCAGCACACAGACTCACACAGGAGTAATGGGTCTCTTCTACATTTTGGTTGCAGACACCCTGCCAAAGTCCTCCTTGCTTAGCTTGGACGCTCCACTCTGA